The window AGGACGACTGCCTGGAGCTAATTCAGCACCCGGTGGAGGACTTCCCGGATATCTATCCCACCCCTGTGGCCCATGCTATCCGTGACCTCACCGGCGGCCAGCCCTATTTTACCCAACTGCTTTGCCATGAATTGGTTGAGCAACTAAACCGGAAAAAAGCAAAGACCGTGCAGATGGATGACCTGCAAACCGTCCTGCCTGCCGTTTTTGAACGGGGCTATCAGGTCTTTCGGGAGTTTTGGCAAAGCCTGACAGACCCGCAACGGGCCTTGCTCCTTGCCGTGGCTGAAGCAAAAACTCCGAGCGAGGAGGCGATGCGGGCTGCGCCTGTCCTGGTGCGGAAAGAAATCCTCGCCCAGCAAAACGGGGGCTGGTACTTTCGGGTGCCGCTCATTTACCGTTGGCTGCTGGAAGAGCAGGGTGGCTTGTCGTAATTACAGGAAACTCTGCGCTTCCCAGGATTCTTTCAGCGTGGTAAGATACCTGTATTGTATGAATAGATACCGGGGCCTAATGTGAGAATTGCAGAATCTCACTCCAGGTCCGATCATAATAGAGGACACGAACTACATGGAAAAGATGCAAAAGCCCCAGAAAATGTCATTGGGAAAAATTCTTCCTTTAGTTGAATCTCTGCCGCAGGCTGATAAATTGCACCTTATGCAATCCTTACTCACGCAACTTGCGTGGGATCAAGGGATATCCCGGCTAGTACAGGAAAAAATTGAGAATGGACGAGGTCGGAGCATGGCAGCAGTCCTCCAGCGCATGGCGGACAGGGGGGCTTTGTCGCATATTGATGATCCGGCAGCTTGGCAGCGGGAAATTCGAAAAGATCGTCCGTTACCGGGCAGGGAGTAAGCTATGCTGCTGGACAGCAACGCGATCATTTACTCGGTCAAACCTGAGTTTGACACACTGCGCCGTTTTATAGCGGAGCAAAATCCATCGGTTTCGGCGATCAGTTACGTGGAAGTGCTCGGGTATCATCAACTGACGGAACCGGATAAGGATGACTTTGTTGAATTTTTCGACACGGCACGGATCGTTCCTGTTACTCAATCTGTACTGATCCAGGCGGTGGCATTACGACAGCAGCGCAAAATGTCTTTGGGGGATGCAATCATTGCGGCAACTGCACTTCTGAACGAGTTAACTTTGGTGACGGCTAATGTCAGCGATTTTCGTTGGGTTGAAGACATCAAACTGATGAACCCCCTGACAGAACTTTAACGTAACCGTTCAGACCCCTCTCATTGCTTAAATTCGGCCAGGAATTCTCTGTATATTGGCAAAAGGTCCGTGGGTATCCCTCGCGAGCCTTGTAAATTACATCCATCAACTCGGTGAGCACCGCATGGGCCTCGGTGCCGAATGTGCGGGGATCATCGCTCAGGCTCTGTTTCAAACCTTTTGTCTTGCCTGGAATTTAACGCGGCATGCGGCCCTACCTCAGAAGATCGGACAGGGCAAGGACCAGATTCCGGCAGGCGGCAAACTGGCCATCAGTGAATTTTTCCGTGGGGAAATATTCTCCCAAAAGGAGATTGTCAGGATGCAATTGGCGACGCACCGGCGCCTTCATATCAGGAAAGCCACTTGCTGCGGCCTGGAGGGAGATGGGCATGCCATCCCGATCTGTTAAGGCCATCATCATGAAGAAACTATAGGGATGATGGTCAATTGAGAGGGTGAGGGAGACCCCGGTGGCATTATTCTGGCTTGTGAGCTTTCTGCGAGCAGATTGGTGCTCCATGATGATGGCCAGCTCATCTTGGGTCAGCAGCGGACAATTCCCGACCGCTGGGGTCAGGGCACGCAATGAGAGTTTATTGGCCTCTTGAGGATCCTTTGCCACGGTGTTTTTCAGGCGCTCGCAAAACGCTGGTAAGGCTGTTTCTATAATAAGCGGGGAAAAACGCCCGAGGAGAATATCCCAGTTTTCATTGCCGACCTCATGGCCTAATGTGTTGCGCATGCAGGTTTTTATCACCGGCGGCATGACCCGACTCATTATCTTCACCTGTACCCTTTCCAACCCTTGCGTACAGTTTGCTCCCTCCTCGTTGAGTTCCTCCTGGAGATTACGCCCTCTCCTTGATTGGATAAAATTTTCTGTTTCCGATCTGATGCATTGTTCCAGAGCCTTTGTTTGCTGCTCTGTGATATTATATAATGCTGTCTGAGCCCCTGCCTGATTAGCAGATAAATTGACCAGAAAAATCATAGGAGTCAGTGCTGTTATACAGCGGAGAAGGGCCTTTTTCTGTTGTTGTTTCATTCTGTTCCTCCTTTTTACAACCATGTACTCTGTGGATCATAAAATTTTGCTTTTTAGTAAAGGTTATTGATATTGCCTGTGCTTGTCAAAATGTTTTTTGCTCTGGGGTAAATAGGATCTTATCAAACCGTTTTTTCTTGCAAAAATGGGAGAATTACCGGTCGAGTTTGAACTCTTGAGAAAATTTCCTCTATACGGTAAAGAGAATGGGCCTGGCGGGAGCCGTGTCCCGATTGCTACCGGGCTCATTATCTTGTGTTTGTTTAATAAAAAATGCTACAAAGGAAGTCATTATGAAGAAAATCATTCTCCGTGAAGATGAGATGCCCACCAGCTGGTATAATGTTGTGCCGGATATCCCGGGAGGGTTGATGCCGCCGCTGGATCCAGAAACCAAGGAGCCTATTTCTCCGGAAAAATTGGCAGCGGTTTTTCCTATGGGCCTGCTTGAGCAGGAAATGAGTGAGGAGCGTTTTATCGATATCCCTCAAGAGGTTTTAGAGGTCTATAAGATCTGGCGGCCTTCACCGCTGGTGCGGGCCAAGAAGCTGGAAGAGGCCCTGGGAACCAAGGCAAAGATTTTTTTTAAGAACGAGGGTGTGTCGCCGGTGGGTAGCCATAAGCCCAACTCTGCCGTGGCTCAGGCATATTATAATCAGCGTGAAGGCGTGAAACGTCTGGCCACAGAAACCGGGGCAGGGCAGTGGGGTTCTGCACTGTCTCTGGCTACCTCGAAATTCGGGATGGAATGCAAGGTCTTTATGGTTCGCTGCTCCTTCGATCAGAAGCCCTACCGTAAGTCGATAATGCAGACCTTTGGCGCTGATATCGTAGCCAGCCCCAGCGAGGACACCGCCATCGGGCGCCAGATCCTGGCCAAGGATCCCAATACCTCGGGTTCCCTGGCCATTGCCATTTCCGAGGCCCTTGAGGATGCTACCTCCCGTAAAGATACCAACTACGCCTTGGGCTCGGTGCTCAATCATGTTGCCCTCCATCAGACCATCATCGGTCTTGAAGCCAAGAAACAGATGGAAATCGCAGGCCTCTATCCAGACGTGATTGTGGGCTGCTGCGGTGGTGGTTCGAATTTTGCGGGCCTGGTGTCGCCCTTTATCCCGGATTACCTGGACGGGAAGAAAATAGACTTTGTGGGCTATGAGCCTGCCTCCTGTCCTTCCATGACCGCTGGTAAGCTGGCCTATGATTCCGGTGATATCTCCATGATGACCCCCTTGATCTATATGCATACCCTGGGCCATGATTTTATCCCGCCAGGAATCCATGCCGGTGGTCTGCGCTATCATGGCATGGCCCCCATTGTTTCGGCCCTGATCCGCGATAAGATCGTGCGCCCGGAGAGCGTGCATCAGCTGGAATGTTTTGAGGCAGGCGTGCTCTTTGCCCGGACTGAGGGTATCATCCCGGCACCGGAGACCACCCATGCGATTCGCGGAGCGATCATTGAGGCCATGAAGGAGCCTGGTAACCCCAAGAATATTCTCTTTAACTTTTCAGGGCATGGGCTGATCGATATGGCGGCCTATGATTCCTATTTTAATAATGAATTGCATGACTATGCCTTCCCCACCGAGGAAATCGCCGCGAGTCTTGCGTCCTTGCCCAGGGTGGAAAAGTAAGAGAGGCTGGCGTTTAACAAGAAGGTCAGGCCGATTATATCGAGTATTATATCGGCTACTGTGGGGGCGAACTTTGTGTTCGCCTCTGTCTATCGGTCAGATGCCTCCCGGTTGCACGGCTGGGAGGTGCATAATGTCGTACGATGCTGTACGGCTTAGTTTGTTCCCTGTTGCGCAAATGGAGAAGGTGTAGACAAACGGGCGAATTTTTCGTACTCTATTGCCATTGTCTGATGAGATGAAATGAGTTTAAAAGAGATTTTAATCGTGAGCAGCACTCAAAAAATAGCAGCACCCCCATCTGCAAAGACTGAGGAGGAGTCCTCCGGCAACAGCCCCAAGAAAGCACCCAGAAAGCGTTCTTCCAGACGGAAAAAAAGTCCGTCACCGCAGCGTTCTTATGACCATATTCCTATCATTATTTTCCTCTTGGTGATTTTCAGTTTTTCCCTTCTCTGTATCGGCATCGGCCTGACCCATTATCTGGAGCCGGAAAGGGCCGGGATACCGGCTTGCAGCCAGGCACCCTGTGTTTTCTTACCAGGGGCTGCTGTGGCTCAAAAGGGGGGAGGGGAGTAGAAGTCCAGGCGCTCGTTGCTTATTGGGTGGGTAAAGGACAGGCGGGTCGCATGGAGAAACATGGGGTCGCCCATGTTTCCACTCCCGTAGAGGCTATCACCGATGATGGGGCAACCCAACCCTAAGGGGTGGGCCGCATGCAGGCGAAGCTGGTGGGTTCTGCCGGTAAGGGGGGTGAATTCAATCCGGGTCTGGGGAGCCTCCTTGCTTCCGCAGAGGGCAAGGCGCCGCCAGTGGGTGATCCCGAGTTTGCCCTGGACCGGATCATATACCTGATACGGTCGATTATCCGGGTCCAGCCGGAAACGTAGTTCAATCTCTCCACTTTCTTCAGCTACCGCCCCGTCTAAGAGGGCAATGTAGAGCTTCTCCACCTGTCGTTGAGCGAATTGCTGGCTGAGCTGGCGATGGGCCGCTGTGCTTAGGGCCAGGGCCATCAGGCCGGAGGTAGCCATGTCCAGGCGATGAACAGCCGGTTGCGCAATGGCTTCGGGGAATTGCTCTTTCAGGCGGCTGACCACCGAGTCCTGTTTCTCTGGGCCACGTCCAGGGACCGCGAGAAGTCCACCTGGTTTATTGACCACCACCAGATGTTGATCGGCAAAGATATGTTGTAGGGGCAGGTCCTTGTGCCTGCCCGGTGTTACAGGCGCAGAAGCGGGAGCTTGCTTGTTCTGCTTGTCCGGCATGCAAGGGCGAACACAGGGGTTCGCCCCTACAGTATCCGGTACAACAGATGGAGTATTTTCTGTTGAATTTCTCATTGCTAGCCCCTTATTACTCACTTTGGCTCACACCGGGCCACTCTGTATTACCTTGTTCTGCAATAAAAGATCAGATCGGTCGGGCAACTCAAGTCCACAGAGCATGAAGCCGAGGATGGGGTAGCATTTGCTCTGGCAGGAGGAATAGAAATTTCCGTGCTGGCGGGTGCCTGAGGCATTTTCCTTACCCATATAAAACTCGGCCAGCCCGAGGGGCTTAAGATCGTGCAAAATGGCATGCTGGAGTAATTTTGGGGCGCAGCAATCCCCAGTGCCAGTGGGGACCCCTTTATTGGTTGCGAAGATTTTTTCCAGTCCAGCCACTTGGCCGTGAAAATTTCGTAAGCGGTAGAGGCTGTGAATATCCCGCATTAGTTGTTGTGATTTTTCTTTGCGCCTTTGGACAAGCTCCTGCTGGTCCAGGTCATCTGCTACGAGTTGATCGATTTCGCTAGTCATCTCCTTTATTTCTCGTTCTTCCTGGTCCTGAACCTGATGAAAGGTTTTGAGGTCAAAAACCGGATCAACCCAGCCAGGTACCTGCCAGAGTCCATTATACTGGCCGGAAAAGGCCCGGAGATGAACGATCTCGTCATCTGCTGTCTGGGCAACCAGGACGCCGAACATCTTGCCCCGGGCCGGTCCCCAAAGATAGTCAAGAGAGCAGGTGGGATCTGCCTGGGAGATCGGGCAGGTAAAATCAATCCGCCTGGAGCTTTCCAGGATACGCATAAGTTGCAGTGCTGATTCCTGCGCCGGACCTGCTGGCAGGTAATGCTCCTGGCCGCAGGTTCGGCAGAAACCCAGCGCACCGTTCCCTGTTCTATGTTCTTTTTTCTCATTCATTGCAAAGTCCTGAGTCTGATCTTCTCCCCTTGGAACGGGGAGCTCTTGCTTGTTACCAAAAAACAGAAGAATATCTCGGCCGCAGCATGATTGACCTTGAAAAGGGGAAAAGATTAATGCATTTTTCAGGATTCAGGCTATATTAGAGCCGCGTCTACGCGGGGCCTGAGTCGGCCTGAGTCGAGTTTTGCAGGACATTTTTCTTGTCATTGTACGAGATATCGCGTATGCCGCAGAATAAAAATAAAATAAGATGAGATGAATTACCATAAATCGGAGAACACTTCATGTCAAAACAACAAAGCTCCTTTCATCTGAAGGATTTACGGGAAAATCCCCACGTCGAACAGCATAACGGGATCCTGGATCAGTTGGATCTTCCTCCATCCCTGATTGGATTTTTGCAGCAAAATCAACGCAAAATCTGGACCGTGGTTATTATTGTTGCGGCAGTGGTTATTGTTACCTCGCTCTACGATACCTATCGGACCTACTCCTTGAATAAGGCAGCCAAGGCCTATGATGCGGCCTTGCTGCTGGAAGGAGAACAGCGAGTCGCTGCTCTCAACAAGGTGAAAGATGAGTATAGTTCCACGCCGTCCGGGGTTTGGAGTCAGATTCAGCTGGCTCATATAGACCAGGAGGCAGGTAAATATAAAGAGGCTTTGGAGCGGTTGGAAGGCCTGAACAGCGAGCTGGGAGAAGACGACCTGCTGAAGCCCTTGGCCCTGGCCAATCTTGGCGCCCTCTACGAGCAGAATAAGGAGCTGGATAAGGCGGTTGGAGCCTATGAAGCATTGCAAAAGAAACAGGGCTTTGAACCCCTGGCCCTGAGCAGCCTTGGTCGGATTTACGAGACAATGGATAAGAAGGATCAGGCAGTGGCCACGTATCAGCGCTATATGAGCCTGACAGAAAAGAAAGAAGGCGATGCCGGGCCTGCTCCGCAGAATTCTTTGGCCCGTGATATGGTCCAGGCCAGTCTGAATCGTCTGCTGCAATAATATCTGGCAGAGTTCTGTCCATGAAGATTATTCGAACCCCCAAGGAAATGACAGCCTGGTCCAAGGAACAGGCTGTTGCTGGTCAGCGGATCGGCTTTGTTCCCACGATGGGCTATTTTCATGAGGGACATCTTTCTCTGATGCGGCGGGCAGGCGAGTTGGCGGACCTGGTGGTGGTGAGCCTTTTTGTCAATCCTACCCAGTTCGGTCCTAAGGAAGATTTATCCGCCTATCCCAGGGATTTTGAGCGCGACCGGTCCTTGGCCGAGAGCGTGGGTGTGGATGTGATCTTTGTCCCGGAACCTGATGATATGTATCCGGCAGGCTATAATACCACGGTGACGGTGGGGGACGATTTGGCCAGCCAGCTCTGTGGAGCCACCCGTCCAGGACATTTTGCCGGGGTTGCCACGATAGTGAGCAAGCTCTTCAATATCGTGCGACCGGACCTGGCGGTGTTCGGGGAAAAGGATTTCCAGCAGCTGGCAGTGATTCGTCGTATGAGCGAGGATCTGAATCTGGGGGTGGAGATTATCGGTCATCCCATTATCCGTGAGCAAGATGGGCTGGCCATGAGCTCCCGTAATACCTATTTGCAGGCAGAGGAGCGCGAGGCTGCGCTCAGTCTCTCCCGTGCTTTGGCTCTGGCCCGGGAGATGGTTGCCGAGGGCCAGCAAGATGAGGGAAAACTCGTCGCCGCCTTAGAGGAGTTTATCTACTCTTTTGCCGGTACGGCAGTGGATTACATCAGCTTTGTCGATCAGTTCACCCTTCAGCCGGTTGCCGAGGTCAATAAAGATACGGTCTTGGCCTTGGCTGTGAAGATCAACGCCAAGGTGCGTCTGATTGATAATGGGTTTGTGCTTGAGGTTGCAGAGGGAAAGGAGAACTGAGAGCTGTCTCTGGAATAGCGATTAAGCGGGGAAAATGTATGAAATCATTCTCTAAGTGGACGATAGCAGAAGTTGAGGAGACCTTTGGCCTGAGTTTATGCAAAAATTGCGAACTCCTCAATCAATGGCTGGATATAAGTGAAACAGCTCCTCTCGTAGCTGAGGAAGAACAGCTTCTTGCTGAATTTCGTGCCAAATTGCTGGATCATATCTGGGACTGGAATGAATGGGAACTCAAAGGGAAATTTATTTTTCCACTCCTGACAGCGGTTGATTTTGATCAGGAGCTGTATCAGTCTTTTATTGAACGGGAAATTTCTGTTGAGATAGAGGATGACACTCTCTCGGGCATGGTTGATTTTTTTGTTGCCAACGGCAGACGGTATCCCAAACACCCGTATTTTTTTATCCATGAATTTAAAAGAGAGCACGAAGCATCGGGTGATCCCTTGGGCCAGCTCCTCGTCACAATGGTGGCCGCACAAAAATTGAATAACGACGGTAAGCCTGTCTATGGTTGCTATGTGATGGGGCGTCTGTGGTTTTTTGTTGTCCTTGATGGACAGGATTATGCAACCAGTCTGGCCTACGATGCGACCAAAGATGATATTAACGAAATTTTTATTTTATTGAAAAAGTCGAAGACAATTATAGAAGAATTGATTGGACAGCCTCGACAGTGAGCAACTGATGCAGAATATTTTTTCTTCCCTCCCGGTTGATCTGAAAAACGAGCAGTTTGACGAGTTGCTTCAGGCAAAAAATATCCGCATTGAACGAATTGTCTCCAAGGGACATAGTTCGCCGGAGACCGGCTGGTATGACCAGGAAGAACATGAGTGGGTGCTGGTGCTGGAAGGGGCCGGAACTCTTTTGTTTGCAGAGGATAATCAGCAGGTGACCCTGAGAAAAGGAGACTATCTTCATATCCCGGCGCATACAAAGCATAAAGTCATCTGGACAGAACCGGAGGAGCTGACAGTCTGGTTAGCAGTGCATTATTCTGTTGAAGATATCCCTACATAAGGGTAAAAGATGGGATCTTGCGTAAGCAGTGAAGAAACAGTGCAATAAGGAAAGAATATTATGGGCACACCGGCGGAGCTCTTCTGGGGGATTATGTTCGGAGCAATTGGCTCCGGTTTTTTTATCTACGGAAAAAAACAGAACGCCTTTGTTCCACTTGGCGTAGGGGCACTTCTCTGTATCCTCCCGTATCTCATCTCCAATATTTACCTGATGCTTCTTGTCGGATTTCTTTTGATGGCTGTGCCGTATTTTTTCAAAGGATGAGTAACGAGAAAGCCGGTTCCTTTTGCGAACTCATGCGAGCTGATTAAGTCGCGATGTTCACATCTTTTCTTCTGTACAGGAGAAAAATTATTTATACCAGTAGAGTACCATGCAGCGAACAATGCTTAAATCGAAGATCCACCGTGCAACTATTACTGAGGCGGATCTTAATTATGACGGCAGTATAGCCATTGACGAAAATCTCTTAGAGGCCGCAGATATCAGGCCTTTTGAGCGGGTTAAAATTTATAATATCAATAACGGCGAACGCTTTGATACCTATGCTATTCAGGGGGAGCGAGGCTCCGGCATTATCGGATTGAACGGGGCTGCTGCCCGCAAGGGACATACGGGAGACCTGATTATTATCGTGACTTATGCTGAATACGATGAGAGTGAGTTGACCGATTTCGCGCCGAAGATTATCCTTTGCGATGAAAAGAACGGGATTCGGAAGTTGATTGATAAGTAGGGCGGGGATAAGGAGCGGCACCACGGAAGATTTTGCGAGCACAAGCGAGAGGAGGTTATGGAGCTTGGAGATATAGCTGTCGGAGTTATTGGTCTGCTGCTGATATTTATTGGCTATTTATTCCTTGATATAGTTCTCGAATTTTTTGTGCTTGCCCCTGGCTACTTAATATGCCGTCTTCTTTATTCAAAACGTGTTGATCCTGATAATGGGCGTGTAGTGTTTGTCAGTATAGTATTCTGGGGAGCTGTTATCGCCGCAGGACTATATATTTTTCCATATTTTCAAAAGCAATGCGCCATTGATTCTTGTCTTGATTCTGGGGGCCGTTACGATTATCAGCATGAAGTTTGCATTCAATGAATAAAGAGCGAACACTGTGTTTATTGCCCTGATAACTTCCATATAAAAAACGTTATCATCCGGTTGTGATTGTATGAACGTCAATGAATTTGTCTCTATTTGGAAAAAACATGCTGAAAGTCTTTATGATGGTTATACCTGTGGAGATGGAAAAACGGCTGTTTCTAAGCTTCTCTTAAGCTTAAACCTAGATGCAGATGGTGAAAAAAATGTCAAAAAGTTGATAGAGTTTCTTCTTGTAGATACTCATTATACATTTTTGATGGGCCTGGATGGTTCAGCTAATATTGGTGGTGTGCAGCAACATTACAAATTATATGATGAAAATGGTCAGTTAGTATATGAGCCAGGTGATATTGAATCTGAAGCCTATGAACAATTTCAAGAGGATTTTTTGAAATAACTACGGTTCAATGCTGTTGATAAATGTGTTAATTTGCTCCTGCGATACTGGATACTTTTTTCTGGTATCGGATATGTCAGCAATAACAGGATAACTAATATTTAGTGAGGAATAACCATGCCGGGTTTTGAAGTATTCGGAGAAGAGGAAAAACAGCAGGCCCTGGAGGTGTTTGACACCGGTGTCCTGTTTCGCTACGAGTTCGGTGAGCAGCGCAAGGGCGTGTACAAGGTGCGCGAGTTTGAGCAGGCCTTTGCCAAGTACACCGGAGCTGCCCACGCTCAAGCCGTGACCTCGGGAACCGCAGCTCTGAAGGTTGCCCTGACCGCACTCGGTGTGGGGATCGGTGATGAGGTTATTACCCAGGGATTTACCTTTGTTGCCACCTGGGAAGCCATCTTCGATGTCGGGGCTGTGCCGGTCTTCACCGAGGTGGATCAGACCCTGAATATGGATCCGTATGATCTGGAGAAGAAGATCACGGACAAGACCAAGGCTATTATCCCGGTTCACATGCTCGGTGCTCCGGCCCGGATCGTGGAGATCAAGGCCATTGCTGATAAGTATGGCATTCCGGTTCTCGAAGATACGGCTCAGGCAGCTGGCGCACGACTTGCTGGTCAGCATCTCGGCACCTTTGGTCAGTTCGGTACCTTCTCCTTTGACTCGGTCAAGACTATGACCACTGGCGAAGGCGGAATGGTAATCACCAACGATGAAGAATCGTGGCGCAATTGCTCTGAATACCATGATCACGGCCATGACCATGCAGTTAATCCCGGCGGACGCGGCGGGGAAGGGCGCAGTTTTATCGGTTTTAACTACCGGATGATGGAACTGCAAGGTGCTATTGGTCTGGCGCAGCTGGCGAAGCTGGATGGGATGATTGCCTCTCAGCAGAAGAACAAAGCCATCCTGAAAGAGGCTGCTTCCAAGATCGCAGGGGTCAGTTTCCGGGAGATTCTGGATGAAAAAGGAGATTCTGCCACATTTTTCGCCTTTATGCTGCCGGATAAGGAACAGGCTGCCAAGGTAAATCAGGTCCTGCGGGAGAACAAGGCAGGTGCCATCAATTTTGGTGAGAATACCTGGCACTTTTATCCTTCCTGGGAACATTTGCTGGGCGGCAAAACTCTAGCCCATAATGGCTGGCCCTTTGATGCCCACGGCAAGCGTCGTTTTATTTATGATCCAGAGGCGCTGCCTGCCTCGGTTGAATTAATGAGTCGTACCCTGGTTTATCAGGTACCGGTTAATCTGAGTGATGCCCAGCGAGAGACCATGCTGGCAGCCTTGACCAAGGCTGCTGCTCTCTAAGCACCTCGCCTTCTTATGCCGGGTTCCGTAGGGATGATTGCCCGAAAGTTTTGTGGTTTTGCTAGGGGCACGGCGCGCTGTGCCCCTAGGCATGCGGGGAAGGTTGTAGCCCTTGTTTCCTCTCTCTGTCTTTTTTTCATCATCTTGGGGCAGATCAGCTTTGCCACAGGCGCAGATATCAGGAAGTTCTGTGCCCCGGAAACTCGCCCGCCCCAGTCTTTTCAGGTTTTTCTTGTTGTATAGGAAATTATAAAATTTTCCTTTCAACATGTTGTAATTGCGAATAGAGTATTAGCTTAATGAAAAATAAGCTGATAAAATTAATCTTTCGTGATTTTTGGTATGTAGTCTGCGTTGAATTGGCAAGCAGGTACTCAAGCCTTCACTGGGAGTCAATCGTTGAAAATGTAGAAAAAATGATCAACTGTGGAGAGTCTACCAATGGCTATGTCGAGTATATTTGTCCGAATTGTTTTGAAAAAAGAGAGTAGGGTTCACCTGTAAGTGTCGATTCTGTACGTCTTGCGGTAAGCGATACGTCGATGAATGGGTTGAAAAGACAGTGAAAAGTATATTCGACGTAGTTCATCGACATTTAGTGTTTACCATTCCACAAGAACTCCGAAAGATAATTTTTAGTGATCGTATGCTGATCAAGATTATGATGGATTGTGCTTCAAAAGCGGCTGTGGAAGTACTTCAAAGTAAAGGAGTTGATGCTGTTCCGGGAATTCTATTAGTTGTCCATACGTTTGGAAGAGATCTTAAGTTTAATCCGCATGTCCATATGTTAATGACAGAAGGAGGATTAACATCTTCCAATCAGTGGGTTGATATTCCATTTTTGCCATATGGTCTGCTTAGAAAAAATGGCAATATTATTTGCTGACTGAAATAAAGGCTAGCTTGCCGCAAACAAAAGAAAATGTAAGATTCATAGATTACCTGTTTAAAAGCCAACGTAATGGTTTTTATGTAAATGGTAAAAGCAAGATGACATCAGCAAGACATGCAGCTCGATATATTGGTCGCTATATGGCTCGTCCAGCATTGGCAGAGCACAAGATAACGAATTACGATGGTGAGGAAGTAACATTTTGGTATATTGATCATAAAACAGAAGTTAAAGTTACCGAAGCGATTCCAGCCAAAGAGTTCATACAACGATTAATTGACCATATCCCGCTAAAGGGATTCAAGATGGTCCGCCATTATGGGTTATATTCTCGACGTACAAAAACAATCGCGATAGAGATTTTGATGGACTGTAAACGTTTTATCCAGAAGACTTTTGAATTCATGAAAAGTGATTCAAGGTCATTGAGCTGGAGAGAGCGTCTAGTACAGAGTTTCGGGAAAGATCCGTTAACATGTCCAAACTGTAAAGAAAAAATGTTTTTATGGCGGATTTGGCATCCTGACTATGGAGATATCTTTGATCTGAGCAGAGACGGACCTTTTGTGGAAAGCAAGAGTAAACAAGAATGCAACAAGAGAAACTCTTCGGGTCGGCAGGTTAAGTGGATACCGCAATTGCTTCCGTTTTAATCCGCCCGTAGGGCGTTTTGTTCCTTCAAATATTACTTCGCAACAGGCAGCCCTCCAGCGCAATGCAACCCTCCAGGAGGGAAGGCTTCTCTTTAGTGCAAAGGAAGGCGATGCCCTTTTTTACCCAAGTCAACTGGCACCAGGAGATTGTGTGCTGGTCAATCCTCAGGAAGTCATGCGGCTTGCGGCAGAGGAGGTTACTCCGACATCCGGTTCATCCAGAGCGCACGAGCAAGCGCAAAAGACAAGCTTTTTTCCGGTGGTGTTGTTTGTTCAGAGAAATAAATCCAAACAGTATGGCTTGATCGCTGAGAAGGTGTTGCGCCAGTTGCAACCTGTGCGG is drawn from Candidatus Electrothrix aestuarii and contains these coding sequences:
- a CDS encoding type II toxin-antitoxin system VapC family toxin — translated: MLLDSNAIIYSVKPEFDTLRRFIAEQNPSVSAISYVEVLGYHQLTEPDKDDFVEFFDTARIVPVTQSVLIQAVALRQQRKMSLGDAIIAATALLNELTLVTANVSDFRWVEDIKLMNPLTEL
- a CDS encoding TrpB-like pyridoxal phosphate-dependent enzyme; the protein is MKKIILREDEMPTSWYNVVPDIPGGLMPPLDPETKEPISPEKLAAVFPMGLLEQEMSEERFIDIPQEVLEVYKIWRPSPLVRAKKLEEALGTKAKIFFKNEGVSPVGSHKPNSAVAQAYYNQREGVKRLATETGAGQWGSALSLATSKFGMECKVFMVRCSFDQKPYRKSIMQTFGADIVASPSEDTAIGRQILAKDPNTSGSLAIAISEALEDATSRKDTNYALGSVLNHVALHQTIIGLEAKKQMEIAGLYPDVIVGCCGGGSNFAGLVSPFIPDYLDGKKIDFVGYEPASCPSMTAGKLAYDSGDISMMTPLIYMHTLGHDFIPPGIHAGGLRYHGMAPIVSALIRDKIVRPESVHQLECFEAGVLFARTEGIIPAPETTHAIRGAIIEAMKEPGNPKNILFNFSGHGLIDMAAYDSYFNNELHDYAFPTEEIAASLASLPRVEK
- a CDS encoding RluA family pseudouridine synthase, with protein sequence MRNSTENTPSVVPDTVGANPCVRPCMPDKQNKQAPASAPVTPGRHKDLPLQHIFADQHLVVVNKPGGLLAVPGRGPEKQDSVVSRLKEQFPEAIAQPAVHRLDMATSGLMALALSTAAHRQLSQQFAQRQVEKLYIALLDGAVAEESGEIELRFRLDPDNRPYQVYDPVQGKLGITHWRRLALCGSKEAPQTRIEFTPLTGRTHQLRLHAAHPLGLGCPIIGDSLYGSGNMGDPMFLHATRLSFTHPISNERLDFYSPPPF
- a CDS encoding tetratricopeptide repeat protein — its product is MSKQQSSFHLKDLRENPHVEQHNGILDQLDLPPSLIGFLQQNQRKIWTVVIIVAAVVIVTSLYDTYRTYSLNKAAKAYDAALLLEGEQRVAALNKVKDEYSSTPSGVWSQIQLAHIDQEAGKYKEALERLEGLNSELGEDDLLKPLALANLGALYEQNKELDKAVGAYEALQKKQGFEPLALSSLGRIYETMDKKDQAVATYQRYMSLTEKKEGDAGPAPQNSLARDMVQASLNRLLQ
- the panC gene encoding pantoate--beta-alanine ligase → MKIIRTPKEMTAWSKEQAVAGQRIGFVPTMGYFHEGHLSLMRRAGELADLVVVSLFVNPTQFGPKEDLSAYPRDFERDRSLAESVGVDVIFVPEPDDMYPAGYNTTVTVGDDLASQLCGATRPGHFAGVATIVSKLFNIVRPDLAVFGEKDFQQLAVIRRMSEDLNLGVEIIGHPIIREQDGLAMSSRNTYLQAEEREAALSLSRALALAREMVAEGQQDEGKLVAALEEFIYSFAGTAVDYISFVDQFTLQPVAEVNKDTVLALAVKINAKVRLIDNGFVLEVAEGKEN
- a CDS encoding cupin domain-containing protein; this translates as MQNIFSSLPVDLKNEQFDELLQAKNIRIERIVSKGHSSPETGWYDQEEHEWVLVLEGAGTLLFAEDNQQVTLRKGDYLHIPAHTKHKVIWTEPEELTVWLAVHYSVEDIPT
- the panD gene encoding aspartate 1-decarboxylase, which gives rise to MQRTMLKSKIHRATITEADLNYDGSIAIDENLLEAADIRPFERVKIYNINNGERFDTYAIQGERGSGIIGLNGAAARKGHTGDLIIIVTYAEYDESELTDFAPKIILCDEKNGIRKLIDK